Within Etheostoma cragini isolate CJK2018 chromosome 24, CSU_Ecrag_1.0, whole genome shotgun sequence, the genomic segment GTGCATTGATTTGCTTGAGCGCTTACAGCACCCAGCGCGAGTGCGCGTACGCGCGCGTCAACTTGAGCGTGAGCCTGACGTCATCCATGCGCCGTATCCATCATTTCCAATCAGCTGAATGTTAACAGCTGTCGATGTTtgctcgttttttttttcttctaaattgcaaattcaaaaccttttctttaaaaatatttcaaaacaagAGAGAGATTTGATTTCAAGTATTTccgttttaattaaaaataacaccGGAAAATATGAAAAGTTTGTCCATTAGAAACCAGCTGTCACACGACACCTCTACTACAAAAGATCTGCATAAagcaacaagtagcctacacaaCCCTGAAGAGACAAAAAATCTTTGGATAGaggatagttttgttttttttcttcactataAAATTACTTATTGAATATAGTAATACAAAGcagacacaaataaataaatccaaaacaTAACATCAAAACATTGAAGAGAATAAATTGAGTCTATTTTCGAAAttattaatattcatttttGGTAACAGCAAAAAAGAGGTTCGCTTCTTAATCGCATGATAACCCCTTGGTGGTAGAAACTGTTTGACATAATCATATGATTCCATTATTctgtcatgttttaatttaatgaatttatttttttagaaagcCCAATTCTTGTTCCTCGAGCAACACAACAGTTTAGGGAAATAAAGATGCACGGGGCCATTGAACCCCATCTGGAAGTGCTTATCGTTGCTATTGATAGGCAATAGTGACAGTGAAAAAACCAAAGATAATGACATACATCAAATATAGGCTACATCAAACGAATAAGTTATGGATTAACAGAAAGTGCCATTTTTTAAGAGTAGAACACCATCACTTTCCATTTTCAATTTCACAGCCTAAAATATAGAAGCAACGaaacaatatacatttatacaaaaaGACGCCTGCCTATAATatcaacataaataaattagccgtaaatattaatacaattaaataaataattccatacacttttaaaaaaaatgattaaggTCACAATTTTATATGTCATAAGTggcacttttcttctttttttttcttcctttacgGAAAACATCACCTAAACTAGATCTAAAGCAGCTATCTCGTTTACATCCTTTCATTTCGATGCGAAAATGCCccagtgtttgttttattagacCTCAAATGAATACAGTGAGGGGAGGACTGGACTATATTCATGACATTAATATCATGTAGTGGGGGGATTTCATGTAGAAATTAAAGTTTCTCTGAAACccaaattccccccccccccccccccccccccccccccccccacatcccCTCTGGGAGGGCAACATGAATGCCTGCGGGGCTCGTGCGGCCCATCCTCCCCCACTGTATGTCGGATAATAATCATTATTCGCATTATTGCATCTAACAGCTCAAACGACTCGGCGCTTGTTGCTTTCGTTCAGTGAGCGGTCTGGACTGACAGTAGAGGCTTTCAACAACTTTACACCGCCGCCAACAAAATCCCCACTGGACTCACACTGGGGGTCAACTCAGGCAAAGGGCAGGTATGGCAGAGTCCCAGCACCCGGGGACAGGGGGCTTTCATTTGGTAGGACAAGGTGTTTCGTACCTGTTGGCTCTAAATGTTGAATTGGCACAgccagctgtttttttgtttagttttttaagtcagctgttttttttagtttgttgcaGGCTAATTGAAAGCTCAGCGAGTAAATTGAAGTCCCTGAAGTCAAAGTAAGATGGGACACAGGTGTTAGACCGATATCCGTTAGCAGATATTGTCATTTTATATTCTATCAGCAGTTAAAACCTGGGATGAAACATGTGTTTATAACCTGTTTCCGTTAAAATGTCCgttcaggtttttatttttttttattttgaaggcctaACTTGTCACATAAAAATCTAGAATAAAATCCCTGACTCATTTTCACCAGGAAGTTGACAAATGTGAAAGTAACGTCTTCACATAATCCCAGCTGCATGCCGGGTACAGCCGACCCTATCTGCCAACCTTGCCATACCCGATTGACGCCCAGCGTGCACTTGAGTCCTGTCAACCCCAAACCAAACCATTTCTCTCTCATGGAGGGTGGGGGGTGAGGGGGTGACGTGACTTTTAAACATCCAGCACATGATTGAGATAGGAGATGTAGCATATAGCCAGTCTGAGGATCTCGATCTTGGAGAGTTTCTTGTCCGGGGGCAAAGTGGGGAGTAATTTCCTCAGCTCCGCGAAGGCCACGTTGAACGCCTCCACCCGGATCCGCTCTCTGGTGGCGTGGGCCGAGCGGTACTTGGCCGTGGCCCTCCGCCTCCgcctcttctcctccctgcTCAGCGGCTGGTCGCCTTTACATTTGGCCCGCTCCTCGCCCTCCGCCGGCTCGTCCGAGGTGCAGCCGGCCGACTTGAGGCCGTTGAGAATGGACTCCGGGTCGGACTGAGTCCAGGAGAGGTCGGCCTCCGCCTGGTCCGGGCTCAGCATCATCTTTATTCTCCGATGTTGGCACTCACTCCTCCTTAAGAAACCTGTAGTGTGGACAACCCCCCAGCTATTAAAACACTGGTTTATGCTTTCTCTCCTAACCCAAAGGAAACTGTTCTATTATGTTTGAATTATAGGCTAAATTTCTAATTTCTACATTTTCAACAATGAGGCCTCCAATGTCCTATATTCTTAATACGTCTGTTGTTGGTAGAAACTCACAGAGAACACccaaaaataatggaaaaagtcaattaaatgtaattgtttttaatgttttctgccACCCCGAGGCCCCAGACTGAGAGTTGACAcaggggggggggctcagtGCATATTCGTTGCATAATGACATTAAACTCCATAAATAATGAATGCCTCGAACAATTCATGTAATGGTTCATTTTTAAAGCCTGCGGCCTTTGCACAATTAGGCAAAAAAATCACATTCTTAAAGTGtctcattttttgtttaaatgataaAATTTTATTTgataatccttaaaaaaaaaaaaaaaagaatatccgAGTCGGGGTCAGTTTAGAAGGAGTAACTCTTTCTTGTGAATTAACATAATAAGAATTGGCCATCTGTCACAGTGTGATGAACACATCTGTTTGGCTGAGGACAGAGTGACTTGACAGCATGGAGGCATAAAACGGCAAAAATAATGTTGACATCTGCTTCTCATGAAGTTAGTGGAGTgatggtgtttttagaaaaaaaacgaGGGAAGTACAAATGTCGAAATCAGCGGCATATAAGAATAAAACCCCTCTGATGGAGGCACAAGCATTCAAAACAAACTTAATGAGTGTATTCTAATTTAGAACTGTTTCCACATCTGAGACTCACCTTGATAAAGAGTTGGGAGGAAAGATCTTCAGTTCAACCAACTAAAAAACGCTCTTGAGCGGAGCCTTCAACTCCAGATTAACTCATATTCCACAGTAACAATCAGCAGAGGTTCAAGAGATGACGGGCATTCAGTCTAAccggaaattaaaaaaataattaaattaaataaatatatgaacaaGTTTTACTTTTTCACCCGCGAACTTGCAACATGGGAATCACGCGGGCTGGGGTCAAACGGCAAGCTGGGACATGTGTGTGCAGGTCAACGGTCCCGAAGTCTTACACAGATGATAAGTGATCAGTcgattgccaaaaaaaaaagataataatgaTGTGAGCAGGGATCAGTCAGCCCCCCCGTGTGATCCCAGCAATGGAGAGACAATAGAGGAGATGGGCAGATAGTGGAGGAAGTGCAGCCAGGGCTTCTCGTCCATCCGCCTGTGGAAGATGGAGATGAAGGGGCGAGATAAGCGCGGATCTCCCGTGTCAGGACTGAGCGGATCGGAAGGTAGTTCAAAGATAATccgctctctttttttcctccagtcTTTCTTCCACCAAGTGTCATATGCGAGATAAAATCCAAACGATCCCGACTAATAAAGGCTCACTTCAGGGACGGAGGGGATGGAATATTTTTGAGGAATGGTATTGTCTAACgccgcccctctctctctctctctctctctctctctcacacacacacacacacccacacactcacacctcctccctctctcttcacgCCCCTCAGCCCTCAAGCGCTCTCCCTCCCGTGGGAGAAGTGGGCAAAGGGAAAGCAGGGATGTGTGCATGATAAAAGATAGcgagacaaataaataaatacgcGTGTCCGTGTTGTGAGTTTGTGCACGTGCGCAGGTTTACGgtgaatgattaaaaaaaaattaactcttgttttttttgtttttttaagtgcaggtagagagagagagagggaggtttTTCAACTTAAAAGCACAATCTGACTCTGTTGAAAGTGAGAAGCCCATTAGTCTAAACTGTCTTTATTTGTCTACATTCTAATTGCAATTGATGCTAAGACATGATAAGCTTAGATAAGGAATTCTCTTTCCCTGATTCAACAACAGTTCAGTGAGATGGACCATTCATACTTGGTTGTGTCATGGCTTttgaaaataattcataatttaaagAAGGATTTAGACAGCATCAGTGTTTGGGCTTCATCACCTTGTCTGCTGTGTAATATTACAAATTTAAACTTTTCCTATGTGGGATTCCTTATTTCTGCAGAAAAATTGTAGATGTACTCCTTGAAATGTGTTTCGATTTGTCACTAGTTTCTAATTTTCAAGATGTACCGTATATAAGAGTAATTTAGGAGTTATACATTAATAGTTTATCAGGCTTGGGTGTGCAAGTCTGCTGTAACCACACCTATGGGTGGGACTCAAACTCTTTTCAGTGACACACACCTGAGTCTGCTGGATTCCAATTTGAGCCATATGTGTTAATTATAAGGGAAGACATTTTAACAGGGGTAAACTTAACGGCTGGGAGTCATTTCAGACACAGATAAGGGATCATTGAACCCAAAGGGGAAAACAGCAACAGTAGGAGGAAGATAGATGAAAAATACAGACGTAGCATccttttttgtgtcattttccatttttggaAACAACTTCAATTTTGAGTTCTCAATCAAGCCCCTTTCAGGTTGATTAATGTCACTACCAATGTCTCTGTCGCTACGGTAATAGCACAGAGAGAGGATAAGCGAAAGGAGAAGAGGATTGAGAGAGGGAACATCTGATAGAAGCAATCTGAAAGCtagatagaaaaaaagataagataCTTGTTTGCATCATTTCACTTttatcacacaaacaaattctTTTATTGGTTTTCTAAACTAATGAACTGTTACTTACATTAGTCCAGTGGTTCCAAACTGAGTCCCCTTCTGGTTCCAAGGGTCAGGGGAGACATCTGAGGGGTCCTGAGTTAATTAATGGgagcagagagacacaaacatgtATACTCATCCTTCGAACTTTTCTCTGATTTCTGAtctctctttgcttttttgtgtaaaatattgGATCATTTGACCTCTCTTGGGCATCGGACAGTTATTGAAAAGAAACTCTGTGAGAAGTTAAGAGAGGAAGCGCGTCATTGATGGAACCAAATGTGATCTGAAACATGACGAGGAGCACCAATGGTCAAACTGTAGATATCTTTAATAGTGTACTGATATGTTGGTGGTGTTGTCTGTGTTAATATAAGACATATTTACACAACACTGCAGGGCAAGGGGGACGCTTTTTAGAGGAAACTTGGTGGATGGTCTAAAgtttctcctttcctctttgCTCCTTTTCCTCCGCTCTTCCTGCCCTCCTCCCATCATGCATCTCTGTGCCCGGTGGCACCACCAGCAGTGGGTCATGAGAGCATGGTTCCAGAGGAGGGGCAGTGGCCAGTAAGTGTGGGGACTAGCTGCGCCTAACGATGTGATTAAAACGATAAGGGGAAGCACGGATGACTTGCCGTGGCCCGCAGCCaccaccatacacacacacacacacacacacacacacacaNNNNNNNNNNNNNNNNNNNNNNNNNNNNNNNNNNNNNNNNNNNNNNNNNNNNNNNNNNNNNNNNNNNNNNNNNNNNNNNNNNNNNNNNNNNNNNNNNNNNgtgtgtgtgtgtgtgtgtgtgtgtgtgtgtgttaggtgacAGGTGGGTGTATGTCACAcaagttcaaggtgttttctgTTGTAACAAGCGGCTCTGACAGCTGCGGGGTCTACTGAGCTCTGACTGATTAGAGAAATAACTCCATTACAGACGTCTCGTCACTTTGCAACTTACTGATGACAGCTTCTTTGAAATGAGATCCACctacacacaaaaaagataGTTTCATGgtctttaaagcattttttttttttgccttagCCTGGGATACAATGAGATCCTTTCCAAAAACTCAGATTTTCAAATTTGCATCTCATTTCCTCAGAAACTCTGCAGTATTAGGCCTCAGCTGGATCGGTGATATAAGCCCTGCAAAGAATAATCATGACCATAAATCAGTGTACTGCTTCTTGTGTGTCTGCCAGTTCTGAATGATTATGGGAAGCACAGCAAAAGGGCATTTCAACCCAGACTAAACTCCCGTTTCTGAGGTGGtctttttaaaaggaatatttcaccctaaaatgaacaaattaagcattttgattgaaaaaactTTGGCGTATTCCTTTAATGCAACAGTAATGGTCTGAGTTGTGTGAAAAGGACCAGCTGTCATAAATGagtatactgtgtatatgttttttacatatttgtcatGTCAAAGACAAGTGTCCATCTTGGTGATGGACAGTTCCTATATCAATCTTTCTGAAGGCATATGTTACtctaaaatgaatgtgaaataaaaaatgccttGAATATGTAGATGTTGGTATAGAGGTTTTGCCAACATTAATCTTACATATTTTGTTGCATAGATGCATAGAGAACTGTCGGTGTCTTCTTAATTCAAAAGAGGGTAGACTTGCAGATGTTGCCTATATTCCTGCGTGGTTGAAAAAAGAACTTGATGCCTatctttgttgttcttttggcCACTTTTGGGcacaacaagctgtaaacacaacagtgACATCCCCTTTAAAttagatatttttgtttttgaattattgtgatttcttttggAGCTTGGGAGGTTTGCAAAAAGGATTCACTGTTGAATCAATCCCAACTGCAGACATGATCTTGCCGTGAAATTTCTGGATGTTCAGTATGACTGTATTATTATATCTGATTGTAATGTAAGATGCTCTAATGGGAGATTCAGTGTACATTAACAAATTGCCTTTTACCAGCAACGTCACGGCTAAACCAACTGGCATCCTTCTGACTGATATGGCCATTCTCTGGTGACTACACCCTGCAGTTTGCCTGCCTGTCTCCACAGTCAGTACATCAGCTGTGGGATGTAATTGCAGCAGGCACAAACAAAACAGCCTTGGAGGGGTCCTTCATGTCTTTGGCCAAGGGCCTTGCAGACTGGGGGGGGCAGCGACGTAGACCACCAAGCATGGACTTTCTTCACTTCTCCGTCTGTGGAGCAATTAGGGTGGTGggccatgtatgtgtgtgtgtgtgtgtgtgtgtgtgtgtgtgtgtgtNNNNNNNNNNNNNNNNNNNNNNNNNNNNNNNNNNNNNNNNNNNNNNNNNNNNNNNNNNNNNNNNNNNNNNNNNNNNNNNNNNNNNNNNNNNNNNNNNNNNCATATGGACACACAAAGGTGCTCACTTTCTCTCATGGActtgcagtcacacacacacacacacacacacacacacacacacagatatgaggAAGGATGATAAGTTTGTTGATTGTGCAGCAAACAAGATGATAGCGCCTTGTTGATGATGCTGACATAAGTGTGATGacttcagagagaaagaggaggactTATTAGTCAGCAAACAACCCAGCTGTTTCGCAAATCACATAAAAGTCAATCTCTTATTCTCTcactacactgtaaaaagttAGTTGTAGCAGCAAACCAAGCCAGTCCCTTCACGCGTGAATCCAGTTGCTTCCAAAAAAGTGAGTGAGTTCTGATAAGTGACAATCTTTAGCTGCTCCGCAGCCGCCCGTACCTCTTCCTCCTGCCCGCTGACCCTCATGTCTTGGCCCCCAACTCTCCTCTGAAGCTGCACCTGCCCATTTACTGTGTTGGTGAGCTCAGCCACCCTACACCTCCATCTTCTTCATACCTAGCACCTCAGCCAGCTGCCTGCcccctactctctctctctctcc encodes:
- the LOC117939320 gene encoding helix-loop-helix protein 2-like; this encodes MMLSPDQAEADLSWTQSDPESILNGLKSAGCTSDEPAEGEERAKCKGDQPLSREEKRRRRRATAKYRSAHATRERIRVEAFNVAFAELRKLLPTLPPDKKLSKIEILRLAICYISYLNHVLDV